From Cucumis melo cultivar AY chromosome 1, USDA_Cmelo_AY_1.0, whole genome shotgun sequence, a single genomic window includes:
- the LOC103492643 gene encoding serine/threonine-protein kinase Nek4 — protein sequence MEQYEILEQIGKGSFGSALLVRHKLEKRRYVLKKIRLARQTDRTRRSAHQEMELISKARNPFIVEYKDSWVEKGCFVCIVIGYCEGGDMAEAVKRANGVFFPEEKLCRWLVQLLMALDYLHCNHILHRDVKCSNIFLTKDQDIRLGDFGLAKMLTSDDLASSVVGTPSYMCPELLADIPYGSKSDIWSLGCCIYEMAAHKPAFKAFDMQSLINKINKSIVAPLPTMYSGAFRGLVKSMLRRNPELRPSAAELLNHPHLQPYILKVHLKLNSPRRNTFPLQRSDTNYIKKTRFEEPGSDSLGAFREKRLSFSNDRAVNPSVSVTEAESQCSSRRSLQLPSYLNKKFEELSIPEKESDVDLSRTSKFQTISKTPRLTNAKVSATPKKQTIPSKFSPANFNPIPASHSPARRSSHTNRRASLPLSTKTAGIGTPYRSNTGLLHGMNSPDISVNAPRIDKIAEFPLVSSEDPLLHIRGTSSTSAQCSNNSQDDSTNCSITKDKCTVQVVDKTTMKKSDFLSSSFRVPGSESDYFDHNPAIASSSRLSFESRQRRFDTSSYQQRAEALEGLLEFSAKLLQQERFEELGVLLKPFGPEKVSPRETAIWLAKSFKEATV from the exons ATGGAGCAGTATGAAATTCTAGAGCAAATTGGCAAGGGTTCATTCGGGTCTGCTCTTCTTGTTAGGCATAAGCTTGAAAAGAGGAG GTATGTTCTCAAGAAGATTCGTCTTGCTCGCCAAACTGATAGAACAAGGAGGTCTGCTCATCAGGAG ATGGAGCTTATATCTAAAGCACGCAACCCTTTTATTGTAGAGTATAAAGATTCTTGGGTAGAAAAG GGCTGTTTTGTGTGCATTGTGATAGGATATTGTGAAGGAGGAGACAT GGCTGAGGCCGTAAAAAGAGCCAACGGTGTTTTTTTTCCTGAAGAG AAACTTTGTAGGTGGCTTGTTCAACTTCTTATGGCACTTGATTACCTTCATTGTAATCATATTCTTCACCGTGATGTTAAG TGTTCAAATATATTCTTGACAAAAGATCAAGACATACGCCTAG GTGATTTTGGCCTTGCTAAAATGTTGACCTCGGATGACCTTGCTTCATCT GTTGTGGGTACTCCAAGTTACATGTGCCCTGAGCTTCTTGCTGACATACCTTATGGTTCAAAGTCAGACATATGGTCTCTTG GATGTTGCATCTATGAAATGGCTGCCCACAAGCCAGCATTTAAAGCCTTT GATATGCAGTCCTTGATCAATAAAATTAACAAGTCCATTGTGGCTCCGCTTCCAACCATGTATTCGGGTGCATT CCGAGGCCTTGTCAAAAGCATGCTGCGAAGAAATCCGGAGCTCCGACCAAGT GCCGCTGAATTACTCAATCATCCACATCTCCAGCCCTACATTCTTAAGGTTCACCTTAAGTTGAATAGCCCCAGACGAAATACTTTTCCTCTTCAACGGTCTGATACAAATTATATCAAGAAAACAAGGTTTGAAGAGCCAGGATCTGATAGTTTAGGAGCTTTCAGAGAGAAGAGACTGTCTTTTAGCAATGACAGGGCAGTAAATCCAAGCGTCTCCGTGACCGAGGCAGAGTCACAATGTTCCTCTCGAAGATCACTGCAGTTGCCTAGTTATTTGAATAAAAAGTTTGAGGAGTTATCTATCCCCGAAAAAGAAAGTGATGTCGACCTGTCAAGAACCTCTAAGTTtcaaacaatttcgaaaacccCAAGGTTGACTAATGCCAAGGTTTCTGCTACACCCAAAAAGCAGACAATCCCATCAAAGTTTTCACCTGCAAACTTCAATCCT ATTCCAGCATCACATTCTCCAGCTAGAAGATCTTCACATACAAATCGCCGGGCATCTCTTCCATTGTCAACAAAAACTGCAGGCATTGGCACTCCTTACAGGTCAAATACTGGGCTACTTCACGGCATGAACTCTCCCGATATCTCCGTTAATGCCCCTAGAATCGATAAGATTGCAGAATTCCCCTTGGTTTCTTCCGAGGATCCTCTACTTCACATCCGTGGAACGTCATCAACATCTGCACAATGCAGTAACAACTCACAAGACGATTCCACCAACTGCTCAATTACGAAAGACAAATGTACTGTCCAGGTTGTAGACAAAACCACGATGAAGAAATCCGATTTTCTCAGTTCCAGCTTTAGAGTTCCTGGGAGTGAAAGTGATTACTTTGATCACAATCCAGCAATCGCCTCTTCAAGCCGTTTATCCTTTGAGTCACGGCAGCGACGGTTCGACACCTCGTCGTACCAGCAACGAGCTGAGGCACTGGAAGGGCTTCTGGAGTTCAGTGCTAAATTACTACAGCAAGAGAGGTTTGAAGAGCTTGGAGTGTTGTTGAAGCCATTTGGACCGGAGAAAGTCTCTCCGAGAGAAACTGCCATATGGTTGGCCAAGAGCTTCAAGGAGGCAACAGTGTAA